From a region of the Salarias fasciatus chromosome 6, fSalaFa1.1, whole genome shotgun sequence genome:
- the LOC115390320 gene encoding uncharacterized protein LOC115390320 isoform X2 produces MQRRRRINPKEDAKFYVTAGRDKVGLDIQYIDAFKGRGIFSTTPFEKGDFLLEYRGELINKQECEKRQRLYHSSLKVFMFEFRFNGKLWCVDAAKEDGSLGRLVNDDHINPNTKMKYFSVQGRPHLCLFAIRDISPGEEITYNYGDSDWPWRSKALDEKTNQEIPKTTNSTSTNGTVEQMTSDGSQTAMIMSAVSQTRPVLDLVTRVEKDLDEEMPQESPETTNSSSTKEVVEQVTSEKSQIERTVSGLNQTSPVLDVLPVFGQALDEKTNQEIPKTTNSTSTNGTVEQMTSDGSQTAMIMSAVSQTRPVLDLVTRVEKDLDEEMPQESPETTNSSSTKEVVEQVTSEKSQIERTVSGLNQTSPVLDVLPVFGQALDEKTNQEIPKTTNSTSTNGTVEQMTSDGSQTAMIMSAVSQTRPVLDLVTRVEKDLDEEMPQESPETTNSSSTKEVVEQVTSEKSQIERTVSGLNQTSPVLDVLPVFGQALDEKTNQEIPKTTNSTSTNGTVEQMTSDGSQTAMIMSAVSQTRPVLDLVTRVEKDLDEEMPQESPETTNSSSTKEVVEQVTSEKSQIERTVSGLNQTSPVLDVLPVFGQALDEKTNQEIPKTTNSTSTNGTVEQMTSDGSQTAMIMSAVSQTRPVLDLVTRVEKDLDEEMPQESPETTNSSSTKEVVEQVTSEKSQIERTVSGLNQTSPVLDVLPVFGQVSTTNQVSASQLAPAVNIETCLQHSLVCTTVSSLDKCLQCLGPVSSFKWLGYKCRVCSQVWHKSCIRQITNHPDLLRDQQSAECSGDQLSSDQNINRLCSEQEPKSDDDEHYSDEDYVPDTADEEDEDEDEDARMPFMSRHLKAQQPTSNAEDTSIAVVPSTSKCWLPLEDCASSSGVETSDSAHGVEQSSKDKPEDEEKLQRPESTLLTMSSKNYCYVCGKPQSKISRHLKTHTTHAEIAYAFSLPENSKERKMLFEKMRNKGNFQHNSAVLQDGTGPLKVKRRPKVPEMTGKFIHCMYCKGLFVRKELWRHVRKCSCKPESEDLDKEPGRTKVLGLAAAQESASCQQMSSGVWKLLSVMKQDEIASVVRNDFSIVQFAQSLYNRHGQDPTKYEYIRQKLREVGRLLLCLRTEFSIHNLEEAIKPANFQRIVQAVKKVSGFDEERLSFQTPSLALKLGHTLRKICDIIHCRALMAEDEELIKSTETFKKLHTSKWSELVSHKALSTLSDAKYNKPSTLPFTQDVQILHKHLEKTAERAVSDLKEEATTQNYAQLAKVTLAQIIVFNRRRAGEVSKMRLKSFQEGDTTQLHEDVAMGLSKIEQKLCNYFRRIEIMGKRGRKVAVLLTPSVVDALSLLTSKRTECGVSPTNVFLFARPKAMSYYRGQDCLRIHADMCGAKHPEHLRSTQLRKHVATLSQVLNLKNNELDQVADFLGHDIRVHRDFYRLPVPTTQLAKVSKLLLSMEKGRLSGLQGKSLDEIELEDEIALSDAEAEDSESESDDNGTTFTLHCGNIKPVDAASVSALAEEAHDTEGSGNDAAQQRDSRRITKRTWSKAEVAAVMRHFRDHISKGKLATKNECSHCKLVEDPVLAQRTVQNIRDFVRNRGTAAKRQPQKHKL; encoded by the exons ATGCAACGGCGAAGACGCATAAATCCAAAGGAGGATGCAAAATTTTACGTTACTGCTGGAAGGGACAAAGTGGGGCTTGACATCCAATACATCGATGCCTTCAAGG GACGTGGCATCTTCTCAACTACTCCTTTTGAAAAAGGAGACTTTTTGCTGGAGTATCGAGGTGAACTAATAAACAAGCAGGAATGTGAGAAGAGACAGAGGCTTTACCACAGCAGTCTTAAAGTGTTCATGTTCGAGTTTCGTTTTAATGGAAAGCTGTGGTG TGTTGACGCTGCAAAAGAGGATGGATCCCTTGGAAGACTTGTAAATGATGACCATATCAACCCAAACACCAAGATGAAGTACTTCAGTGTGCAAGGAAGGCCTCATCTGTGTCTGTTTGCAATACGGGACATAAGTCCAGGAGAGGAGATCACCTACAATTACGGTGACTCAGATTGGCCATGGAGGAGCAAG GCTCTTGAcgagaaaacaaatcaagaaatTCCCAAGACCACAAATTCCACATCAACAAATGGAACCGTTGAACAG ATGACCAGTGACGGAAGCCAGACTGCAATGATCATGAGCGCCGTGAGCCAGACGAGGCCAGTGCTTGACCTAGTCACCAGAGTTGAAAAG GATCTCGATGAGGAAATGCCTCAGGAAAGTCCAGAGACCACAAATTCCTCATCAACGAAAGAAGTTGTTGAACAG GTGACAAGTGAGAAAAGCCAGATTGAGAGGACTGTGAGTGGCCTGAATCAGACAAGTCCAGTGTTGGATGTCCTCCCTGTGTTTGGACAG GCTCTTGAcgagaaaacaaatcaagaaatTCCCAAGACCACAAATTCCACATCAACAAATGGAACCGTTGAACAG ATGACCAGTGACGGAAGCCAGACTGCAATGATCATGAGCGCCGTGAGCCAGACGAGGCCAGTGCTTGACCTAGTCACCAGAGTTGAAAAG GATCTCGATGAGGAAATGCCTCAGGAAAGTCCAGAGACCACAAATTCCTCATCAACGAAAGAAGTTGTTGAACAG GTGACAAGTGAGAAAAGCCAGATTGAGAGGACTGTGAGTGGCCTGAATCAGACAAGTCCAGTGTTGGATGTCCTCCCTGTGTTTGGACAG GCTCTTGAcgagaaaacaaatcaagaaatTCCCAAGACCACAAATTCCACATCAACAAATGGAACCGTTGAACAG ATGACCAGTGACGGAAGCCAGACTGCAATGATCATGAGCGCCGTGAGCCAGACGAGGCCAGTGCTTGACCTAGTCACCAGAGTTGAAAAG GATCTCGATGAGGAAATGCCTCAGGAAAGTCCAGAGACCACAAATTCCTCATCAACGAAAGAAGTTGTTGAACAG GTGACAAGTGAGAAAAGCCAGATTGAGAGGACTGTGAGTGGCCTGAATCAGACAAGTCCAGTGTTGGATGTCCTCCCTGTGTTTGGACAG GCTCTTGAcgagaaaacaaatcaagaaatTCCCAAGACCACAAATTCCACATCAACAAATGGAACCGTTGAACAG ATGACCAGTGACGGAAGCCAGACTGCAATGATCATGAGCGCCGTGAGCCAGACGAGGCCAGTGCTTGACCTAGTCACCAGAGTTGAAAAG GATCTCGATGAGGAAATGCCTCAGGAAAGTCCAGAGACCACAAATTCCTCATCAACGAAAGAAGTTGTTGAACAG GTGACAAGTGAGAAAAGCCAGATTGAGAGGACTGTGAGTGGCCTGAATCAGACAAGTCCAGTGTTGGATGTCCTCCCTGTGTTTGGACAG GCTCTTGAcgagaaaacaaatcaagaaatTCCCAAGACCACAAATTCCACATCAACAAATGGAACCGTTGAACAG ATGACCAGTGACGGAAGCCAGACTGCAATGATCATGAGCGCCGTGAGCCAGACGAGGCCAGTGCTTGACCTAGTCACCAGAGTTGAAAAG GATCTCGATGAGGAAATGCCTCAGGAAAGTCCAGAGACCACAAATTCCTCATCAACGAAAGAAGTTGTTGAACAG GTGACAAGTGAGAAAAGCCAGATTGAGAGGACTGTGAGTGGCCTGAATCAGACAAGTCCAGTGTTGGATGTCCTCCCTGTGTTTGGACAG GTGAGCACGACGAATCAAGTCAGCGCAAGTCAGTTGGCTCCAGCTGTCAACATTGAAACG TGTTTACAACATAGCCTGGTGTGCACAACAGTGTCCTCCTTAGACAAGTGCTTGCAGTGTCTGGGCCCTGTGTCTTCCTTCAAGTGGCTTGGCTATAAATGCAGAG TTTGTTCACAGGTCTGGCATAAATCCTGTATCAGACAAATTACAAATCATCCAGACCTTTTACGG GATCAACAGTCTGCTGAATGTTCCGGGGatcagttgtcatcagatcaGAATATCAATAGATTATGTTCAGAACAGGAGCCAAAATCAGATGATGATGAACACTATTCTGATGAGGATTACGTACCAGACAcagcagatgaagaagacgaagatgaagatgaagatgcaAGGATGCCCTTTATGTCTCGTCACTTGAAAGCCCAACAGCCAACATCAAATGCAGAAGACACAAGCATCGCAGTTGTCCCTAGTACATCAAAATGTTGGCTGCCTCTCGAAGATTGTGCGAGTTCCAGTGGTGTTGAAACATCAGATTCAGCTCATGGTGTCGAGCAGTCATCGAAGGATAAACCAGAGGATGAAGAAAAGCTTCAGAGACCAGAATCAACACTTCTGACAATGAGCTCTAAAAATTATTGTTATGTCTGTGGTAAACCACAAAGCAAAATTTCACGGCACTTGAAAACACATACAACACATGCTGAAATAGCATATGCATTCTCCCTCCCTGAGAACTCCAAAGAGCGTAAAATGTTATTcgaaaaaatgagaaataagGGAAATTTTCAACATAACAGTGCAGTTTTACAAGATGGGACAGGGCCACTGAAAGTGAAAAGAAGACCAAAAGTTCCAGAAATGACGGGAAAGTTCATTCACTGTATGTATTGCAAAGGACTGTTTGTTCGTAAAGAACTGTGGAGACATGTCCGCAAATGCTCCTGCAAGCCAGAAAGTGAAGACTTGGATAAAGAACCTGGTAGAACCAAAGTACTGGGTTTGGCTGCAGCGCAAGAGTCTGCATCCTGTCAGCAGATGTCAAGTGGAGTGTGGAAGCTTCTTAGTGTCATGAAACAAGATGAGATCGCCTCAGTTGTGCGAAATGACTTCTCTATCGTCCAGTTTGCCCAGTCACTCTACAACAGGCATGGACAAGACCCCACAAAGTATGAATACATACGACAGAAGCTCCGTGAAGTGGGTCGTCTGTTGTTATGTCTGCGGACAGAATTTTCCATACATAATCTGGAGGAGGCTATCAAACCTGCCAACTTCCAAAGAATTGTGCAAGCAGTGAAGAAAGTATCGGGTTTTGATGAAGAGCGTCTCTCTTTCCAAACACCAAGCCTTGCCCTGAAATTGGGACATACACTACGCAAAATCTGTGACATTATCCATTGCCGGGCCCTCATGGCTGAAGATGAAGAATTGATCAAGTCCACTGAAACCTTCAAGAAATTGCACACCTCCAAATGGTCAGAGTTAGTGTCTCACAAGGCCCTGAGTACACTGAGTGATGCAAAGTATAACAAACCATCTACATTACCCTTCACTCAAGATGTTCAGATTCTTCACAAGCACTtggagaaaactgcagaaagagCTGTCAGTGACTTGAAGGAGGAGGCCACCACCCAGAATTATGCTCAGCTTGCAAAAGTTACTCTGGCACAAATTATTGTGTTCAATCGTCGACGAGCTGGGGAGGTTTCAAAAATGCGCCTCAAAAGTTTTCAGGAGGGAGACACCACACAGCTTCATGAAGATGTTGCCATGGGGTTGTCAAAGATTGAACAAAAGCTCTGCAACTATTTCAGGAGAATTGAAATCATGggaaaaagaggcagaaaagtTGCAGTTCTGCTCACACCAAGTGTAGTTGATGCTCTGTCACTCCTGACCAGTAAAAGAACTGAATGTGGCGTTAGTCCCACAAATGTCTTCCTGTTTGCAAGACCCAAGGCAATGAGCTACTACAGAGGACAGGACTGTTTGCGTATTCATGCAGACATGTGTGGAGCAAAGCACCCTGAGCACCTCAGGTCCACACAACTCAGGAAACATGTTGCCACGCTATCACAAGTCCTTAATCTAAAAAACAACGAACTTGATCAAGTTGCAGACTTTCTGGGTCACGATATCCGAGTTCACAGAGATTTCTACAGATTACCAGTTCCCACCACTCAGCTTGCCAAGGTTTCCAAACTGCTTCTGTCAATGGAAAAAGGACGTCTCTCTGGTCTGCAAGGGAAATCCCTGGATGAGATTGAACTTGAAG ATGAAATTGCGTTGAGTGATGCTGAGGCCGAGGATAGTGAGAGCGAGTCAGATGACAACGGTACAACATTCACATTGCACTGTGGAAATATCAAGCCTGTGGATGCTGCATCTGTTTCTGCATTAGCAGAGGAGGCTCATGACACTGAAGGTTCTG GCAACGATGCTGCTCAACAACGGGATTCCAGAAGAATAACAAAGAGAACGTGGTCTAAGGCTGAAGTTGCTGCAGTAATGCGACATTTCAGAGATCACATATCTAAAGGAAAATTGGCCACCAAAAATGAATGCAGTCACTGCAAGCTGGTAGAAGATCCTGTGTTAGCCCAGAGAACAGTGCAAAATATCAGAGACTTTGTGAGAAATCGAGGAACAGCTGCAAAGAGGCAGCCACAGAAGCATAAGCTTTAA
- the LOC115390320 gene encoding uncharacterized protein LOC115390320 isoform X1 has protein sequence MQRRRRINPKEDAKFYVTAGRDKVGLDIQYIDAFKGRGIFSTTPFEKGDFLLEYRGELINKQECEKRQRLYHSSLKVFMFEFRFNGKLWCVDAAKEDGSLGRLVNDDHINPNTKMKYFSVQGRPHLCLFAIRDISPGEEITYNYGDSDWPWRSKALDEKTNQEIPKTTNSTSTNGTVEQMTSDGSQTAMIMSAVSQTRPVLDLVTRVEKDLDEEMPQESPETTNSSSTKEVVEQVTSEKSQIERTVSGLNQTSPVLDVLPVFGQALDEKTNQEIPKTTNSTSTNGTVEQMTSDGSQTAMIMSAVSQTRPVLDLVTRVEKDLDEEMPQESPETTNSSSTKEVVEQVTSEKSQIERTVSGLNQTSPVLDVLPVFGQALDEKTNQEIPKTTNSTSTNGTVEQMTSDGSQTAMIMSAVSQTRPVLDLVTRVEKDLDEEMPQESPETTNSSSTKEVVEQVTSEKSQIERTVSGLNQTSPVLDVLPVFGQALDEKTNQEIPKTTNSTSTNGTVEQMTSDGSQTAMIMSAVSQTRPVLDLVTRVEKDLDEEMPQESPETTNSSSTKEVVEQVTSEKSQIERTVSGLNQTSPVLDVLPVFGQALDEKTNQEIPKTTNSTSTNGTVEQMTSDGSQTAMIMSAVSQTRPVLDLVTRVEKDLDEEMPQESPETTNSSSTKEVVEQVTSEKSQIERTVSGLNQTSPVLDVLPVFGQVSTTNQVSASQLAPAVNIETCLQHSLVCTTVSSLDKCLQCLGPVSSFKWLGYKCRVCSQVWHKSCIRQITNHPDLLRDQQSAECSGDQLSSDQNINRLCSEQEPKSDDDEHYSDEDYVPDTADEEDEDEDEDARMPFMSRHLKAQQPTSNAEDTSIAVVPSTSKCWLPLEDCASSSGVETSDSAHGVEQSSKDKPEDEEKLQRPESTLLTMSSKNYCYVCGKPQSKISRHLKTHTTHAEIAYAFSLPENSKERKMLFEKMRNKGNFQHNSAVLQDGTGPLKVKRRPKVPEMTGKFIHCMYCKGLFVRKELWRHVRKCSCKPESEDLDKEPGRTKVLGLAAAQESASCQQMSSGVWKLLSVMKQDEIASVVRNDFSIVQFAQSLYNRHGQDPTKYEYIRQKLREVGRLLLCLRTEFSIHNLEEAIKPANFQRIVQAVKKVSGFDEERLSFQTPSLALKLGHTLRKICDIIHCRALMAEDEELIKSTETFKKLHTSKWSELVSHKALSTLSDAKYNKPSTLPFTQDVQILHKHLEKTAERAVSDLKEEATTQNYAQLAKVTLAQIIVFNRRRAGEVSKMRLKSFQEGDTTQLHEDVAMGLSKIEQKLCNYFRRIEIMGKRGRKVAVLLTPSVVDALSLLTSKRTECGVSPTNVFLFARPKAMSYYRGQDCLRIHADMCGAKHPEHLRSTQLRKHVATLSQVLNLKNNELDQVADFLGHDIRVHRDFYRLPVPTTQLAKVSKLLLSMEKGRLSGLQGKSLDEIELEDEIALSDAEAEDSESESDDNGTTFTLHCGNIKPVDAASVSALAEEAHDTEGSGLASTVSSTVDETTLPSEGNDAAQQRDSRRITKRTWSKAEVAAVMRHFRDHISKGKLATKNECSHCKLVEDPVLAQRTVQNIRDFVRNRGTAAKRQPQKHKL, from the exons ATGCAACGGCGAAGACGCATAAATCCAAAGGAGGATGCAAAATTTTACGTTACTGCTGGAAGGGACAAAGTGGGGCTTGACATCCAATACATCGATGCCTTCAAGG GACGTGGCATCTTCTCAACTACTCCTTTTGAAAAAGGAGACTTTTTGCTGGAGTATCGAGGTGAACTAATAAACAAGCAGGAATGTGAGAAGAGACAGAGGCTTTACCACAGCAGTCTTAAAGTGTTCATGTTCGAGTTTCGTTTTAATGGAAAGCTGTGGTG TGTTGACGCTGCAAAAGAGGATGGATCCCTTGGAAGACTTGTAAATGATGACCATATCAACCCAAACACCAAGATGAAGTACTTCAGTGTGCAAGGAAGGCCTCATCTGTGTCTGTTTGCAATACGGGACATAAGTCCAGGAGAGGAGATCACCTACAATTACGGTGACTCAGATTGGCCATGGAGGAGCAAG GCTCTTGAcgagaaaacaaatcaagaaatTCCCAAGACCACAAATTCCACATCAACAAATGGAACCGTTGAACAG ATGACCAGTGACGGAAGCCAGACTGCAATGATCATGAGCGCCGTGAGCCAGACGAGGCCAGTGCTTGACCTAGTCACCAGAGTTGAAAAG GATCTCGATGAGGAAATGCCTCAGGAAAGTCCAGAGACCACAAATTCCTCATCAACGAAAGAAGTTGTTGAACAG GTGACAAGTGAGAAAAGCCAGATTGAGAGGACTGTGAGTGGCCTGAATCAGACAAGTCCAGTGTTGGATGTCCTCCCTGTGTTTGGACAG GCTCTTGAcgagaaaacaaatcaagaaatTCCCAAGACCACAAATTCCACATCAACAAATGGAACCGTTGAACAG ATGACCAGTGACGGAAGCCAGACTGCAATGATCATGAGCGCCGTGAGCCAGACGAGGCCAGTGCTTGACCTAGTCACCAGAGTTGAAAAG GATCTCGATGAGGAAATGCCTCAGGAAAGTCCAGAGACCACAAATTCCTCATCAACGAAAGAAGTTGTTGAACAG GTGACAAGTGAGAAAAGCCAGATTGAGAGGACTGTGAGTGGCCTGAATCAGACAAGTCCAGTGTTGGATGTCCTCCCTGTGTTTGGACAG GCTCTTGAcgagaaaacaaatcaagaaatTCCCAAGACCACAAATTCCACATCAACAAATGGAACCGTTGAACAG ATGACCAGTGACGGAAGCCAGACTGCAATGATCATGAGCGCCGTGAGCCAGACGAGGCCAGTGCTTGACCTAGTCACCAGAGTTGAAAAG GATCTCGATGAGGAAATGCCTCAGGAAAGTCCAGAGACCACAAATTCCTCATCAACGAAAGAAGTTGTTGAACAG GTGACAAGTGAGAAAAGCCAGATTGAGAGGACTGTGAGTGGCCTGAATCAGACAAGTCCAGTGTTGGATGTCCTCCCTGTGTTTGGACAG GCTCTTGAcgagaaaacaaatcaagaaatTCCCAAGACCACAAATTCCACATCAACAAATGGAACCGTTGAACAG ATGACCAGTGACGGAAGCCAGACTGCAATGATCATGAGCGCCGTGAGCCAGACGAGGCCAGTGCTTGACCTAGTCACCAGAGTTGAAAAG GATCTCGATGAGGAAATGCCTCAGGAAAGTCCAGAGACCACAAATTCCTCATCAACGAAAGAAGTTGTTGAACAG GTGACAAGTGAGAAAAGCCAGATTGAGAGGACTGTGAGTGGCCTGAATCAGACAAGTCCAGTGTTGGATGTCCTCCCTGTGTTTGGACAG GCTCTTGAcgagaaaacaaatcaagaaatTCCCAAGACCACAAATTCCACATCAACAAATGGAACCGTTGAACAG ATGACCAGTGACGGAAGCCAGACTGCAATGATCATGAGCGCCGTGAGCCAGACGAGGCCAGTGCTTGACCTAGTCACCAGAGTTGAAAAG GATCTCGATGAGGAAATGCCTCAGGAAAGTCCAGAGACCACAAATTCCTCATCAACGAAAGAAGTTGTTGAACAG GTGACAAGTGAGAAAAGCCAGATTGAGAGGACTGTGAGTGGCCTGAATCAGACAAGTCCAGTGTTGGATGTCCTCCCTGTGTTTGGACAG GTGAGCACGACGAATCAAGTCAGCGCAAGTCAGTTGGCTCCAGCTGTCAACATTGAAACG TGTTTACAACATAGCCTGGTGTGCACAACAGTGTCCTCCTTAGACAAGTGCTTGCAGTGTCTGGGCCCTGTGTCTTCCTTCAAGTGGCTTGGCTATAAATGCAGAG TTTGTTCACAGGTCTGGCATAAATCCTGTATCAGACAAATTACAAATCATCCAGACCTTTTACGG GATCAACAGTCTGCTGAATGTTCCGGGGatcagttgtcatcagatcaGAATATCAATAGATTATGTTCAGAACAGGAGCCAAAATCAGATGATGATGAACACTATTCTGATGAGGATTACGTACCAGACAcagcagatgaagaagacgaagatgaagatgaagatgcaAGGATGCCCTTTATGTCTCGTCACTTGAAAGCCCAACAGCCAACATCAAATGCAGAAGACACAAGCATCGCAGTTGTCCCTAGTACATCAAAATGTTGGCTGCCTCTCGAAGATTGTGCGAGTTCCAGTGGTGTTGAAACATCAGATTCAGCTCATGGTGTCGAGCAGTCATCGAAGGATAAACCAGAGGATGAAGAAAAGCTTCAGAGACCAGAATCAACACTTCTGACAATGAGCTCTAAAAATTATTGTTATGTCTGTGGTAAACCACAAAGCAAAATTTCACGGCACTTGAAAACACATACAACACATGCTGAAATAGCATATGCATTCTCCCTCCCTGAGAACTCCAAAGAGCGTAAAATGTTATTcgaaaaaatgagaaataagGGAAATTTTCAACATAACAGTGCAGTTTTACAAGATGGGACAGGGCCACTGAAAGTGAAAAGAAGACCAAAAGTTCCAGAAATGACGGGAAAGTTCATTCACTGTATGTATTGCAAAGGACTGTTTGTTCGTAAAGAACTGTGGAGACATGTCCGCAAATGCTCCTGCAAGCCAGAAAGTGAAGACTTGGATAAAGAACCTGGTAGAACCAAAGTACTGGGTTTGGCTGCAGCGCAAGAGTCTGCATCCTGTCAGCAGATGTCAAGTGGAGTGTGGAAGCTTCTTAGTGTCATGAAACAAGATGAGATCGCCTCAGTTGTGCGAAATGACTTCTCTATCGTCCAGTTTGCCCAGTCACTCTACAACAGGCATGGACAAGACCCCACAAAGTATGAATACATACGACAGAAGCTCCGTGAAGTGGGTCGTCTGTTGTTATGTCTGCGGACAGAATTTTCCATACATAATCTGGAGGAGGCTATCAAACCTGCCAACTTCCAAAGAATTGTGCAAGCAGTGAAGAAAGTATCGGGTTTTGATGAAGAGCGTCTCTCTTTCCAAACACCAAGCCTTGCCCTGAAATTGGGACATACACTACGCAAAATCTGTGACATTATCCATTGCCGGGCCCTCATGGCTGAAGATGAAGAATTGATCAAGTCCACTGAAACCTTCAAGAAATTGCACACCTCCAAATGGTCAGAGTTAGTGTCTCACAAGGCCCTGAGTACACTGAGTGATGCAAAGTATAACAAACCATCTACATTACCCTTCACTCAAGATGTTCAGATTCTTCACAAGCACTtggagaaaactgcagaaagagCTGTCAGTGACTTGAAGGAGGAGGCCACCACCCAGAATTATGCTCAGCTTGCAAAAGTTACTCTGGCACAAATTATTGTGTTCAATCGTCGACGAGCTGGGGAGGTTTCAAAAATGCGCCTCAAAAGTTTTCAGGAGGGAGACACCACACAGCTTCATGAAGATGTTGCCATGGGGTTGTCAAAGATTGAACAAAAGCTCTGCAACTATTTCAGGAGAATTGAAATCATGggaaaaagaggcagaaaagtTGCAGTTCTGCTCACACCAAGTGTAGTTGATGCTCTGTCACTCCTGACCAGTAAAAGAACTGAATGTGGCGTTAGTCCCACAAATGTCTTCCTGTTTGCAAGACCCAAGGCAATGAGCTACTACAGAGGACAGGACTGTTTGCGTATTCATGCAGACATGTGTGGAGCAAAGCACCCTGAGCACCTCAGGTCCACACAACTCAGGAAACATGTTGCCACGCTATCACAAGTCCTTAATCTAAAAAACAACGAACTTGATCAAGTTGCAGACTTTCTGGGTCACGATATCCGAGTTCACAGAGATTTCTACAGATTACCAGTTCCCACCACTCAGCTTGCCAAGGTTTCCAAACTGCTTCTGTCAATGGAAAAAGGACGTCTCTCTGGTCTGCAAGGGAAATCCCTGGATGAGATTGAACTTGAAG ATGAAATTGCGTTGAGTGATGCTGAGGCCGAGGATAGTGAGAGCGAGTCAGATGACAACGGTACAACATTCACATTGCACTGTGGAAATATCAAGCCTGTGGATGCTGCATCTGTTTCTGCATTAGCAGAGGAGGCTCATGACACTGAAGGTTCTG GACTGGCATCCACAGTGTCATCCACAGTGGATGAGACCACCCTACCCTCTGAAG GCAACGATGCTGCTCAACAACGGGATTCCAGAAGAATAACAAAGAGAACGTGGTCTAAGGCTGAAGTTGCTGCAGTAATGCGACATTTCAGAGATCACATATCTAAAGGAAAATTGGCCACCAAAAATGAATGCAGTCACTGCAAGCTGGTAGAAGATCCTGTGTTAGCCCAGAGAACAGTGCAAAATATCAGAGACTTTGTGAGAAATCGAGGAACAGCTGCAAAGAGGCAGCCACAGAAGCATAAGCTTTAA